The following proteins are co-located in the Flectobacillus major DSM 103 genome:
- a CDS encoding NADH-quinone oxidoreductase subunit J family protein, with protein sequence MIQVLFIFFVVLTLASASVVLATKNVLYAAFSLLGTFLGIAALYVLSGADFLAVTQILVYVGGVLVLLIFGVMLTNQRGNKGTGKNDIVTESSNRILGVIVAIGIFITLFYTIGRSNFVEAQSNLFDPIELGATTQTIGVSLMTSFVLPFEVTGILLMAVLIGAAYLSTKTKP encoded by the coding sequence TTGATACAAGTACTATTTATCTTTTTCGTGGTGCTTACTTTGGCTTCGGCATCAGTAGTATTAGCCACCAAAAACGTATTGTATGCAGCCTTTAGCTTGCTGGGTACTTTCTTGGGTATTGCAGCTTTGTATGTATTGTCAGGAGCTGATTTCTTGGCTGTTACACAGATTTTAGTATATGTGGGAGGAGTGCTTGTTTTACTGATTTTTGGGGTGATGCTTACCAACCAAAGAGGCAATAAAGGTACTGGCAAAAACGATATTGTAACCGAAAGCTCTAATCGTATATTGGGGGTTATCGTAGCAATAGGTATATTCATTACCCTGTTTTATACAATAGGACGTTCCAATTTTGTAGAGGCACAATCCAACTTGTTTGACCCAATTGAGCTTGGTGCAACTACCCAAACCATAGGCGTATCGTTAATGACAAGCTTTGTTTTACCATTTGAAGTAACAGGTATATTATTGATGGCCGTATTGATAGGAGCGGCGTATTTAAGTACCAAAACAAAGCCATAA
- a CDS encoding putative quinol monooxygenase, whose amino-acid sequence MIIRIVRMTFQEDQADAFLAIFNASKKRIRGFEGCLHLELLRDSHQKTIFTTYSHWESEAHLNQYRDSELFKNTWAATKKLFADKPFAFSSERIDSVII is encoded by the coding sequence ATGATTATCCGAATTGTAAGAATGACTTTTCAAGAAGACCAAGCCGATGCTTTTCTTGCTATTTTTAATGCTTCTAAAAAACGAATAAGAGGTTTTGAAGGCTGTTTGCATTTAGAGCTGCTTAGAGATAGCCACCAAAAAACGATTTTTACAACCTATAGCCACTGGGAAAGTGAAGCCCATTTGAACCAGTACCGAGATTCGGAGCTTTTCAAAAATACATGGGCTGCTACCAAAAAGCTTTTTGCAGACAAACCTTTTGCTTTTTCTTCTGAAAGGATTGATTCTGTTATTATTTAA
- a CDS encoding SMP-30/gluconolactonase/LRE family protein, whose amino-acid sequence MQKKLFLSIALSALLSSACSQKVLFKAEDFTAENLFTNNIEGPNFDKSGNLYVVNYQKDGTIAHVKPDGSCELFLTLPQGSTANAIQFDSQGAMYLADFSGHNVLKVDMKTKSISVYCHNDAFNQPNDICITKNDVLFASDPNWKQSTGQIWRIDKGGKAVLLTKEMGTTNGICLSPDEKILYVNESVQKKIWAFDLDATGNITNKRLFTSFEDGGLDGMKCDRKGNLYTTRWGLGKILVFSPKGQLLKEIYTKGKQTSNLVFSPDAKSVFVTLQDRKGMEKFSIK is encoded by the coding sequence ATGCAAAAAAAACTATTTTTATCCATTGCTTTATCGGCTTTGTTGTCGAGTGCCTGTTCACAAAAAGTGCTTTTCAAGGCAGAAGATTTTACGGCCGAAAACCTTTTTACTAATAATATTGAAGGGCCAAATTTTGACAAATCTGGTAATTTATATGTGGTAAATTACCAAAAAGATGGTACTATTGCTCATGTAAAACCCGATGGCTCGTGCGAGCTTTTTTTGACATTGCCACAAGGAAGTACCGCCAATGCGATTCAGTTTGATAGCCAAGGAGCTATGTATTTAGCCGATTTTTCGGGGCATAATGTGCTTAAAGTAGATATGAAAACCAAATCTATTTCGGTTTATTGCCACAACGACGCATTTAACCAACCTAATGATATTTGTATTACCAAAAATGACGTTTTGTTTGCCAGCGACCCTAATTGGAAACAGTCTACGGGGCAGATATGGCGTATCGACAAAGGCGGAAAAGCAGTATTACTTACCAAAGAAATGGGTACAACAAATGGTATTTGTTTGAGTCCCGACGAAAAAATCTTGTATGTCAACGAAAGTGTTCAGAAAAAGATTTGGGCTTTTGACCTTGATGCTACTGGCAATATTACCAATAAGCGATTATTTACTTCGTTTGAAGATGGCGGCCTTGATGGTATGAAATGCGACCGTAAGGGTAATTTATATACAACTCGCTGGGGGTTGGGCAAAATACTGGTATTCTCTCCAAAAGGCCAATTACTCAAAGAAATCTATACAAAAGGTAAACAAACAAGCAACTTGGTATTTAGTCCCGATGCCAAATCTGTATTTGTAACATTACAAGATAGAAAAGGAATGGAGAAATTTAGTATCAAATAA
- a CDS encoding LytR/AlgR family response regulator transcription factor → MDYILKPTKTERLAKTIEKIRSEIQQERATAAVSEGRLSPDKRIFLKDGEKCYFVRLSEVFMIESVGNYCRFHFGSNRPMIHRSLNKIQERLDPTIFFRANRQQIINTEYIHDIDSYYKGGMKVVLINGIELEISTRNSVAFKEMMGI, encoded by the coding sequence ATGGACTATATATTGAAGCCTACCAAAACCGAACGCCTGGCAAAGACTATTGAAAAAATCAGGTCTGAAATCCAGCAAGAGAGAGCTACGGCTGCGGTATCTGAAGGCAGGTTGTCGCCAGATAAGCGTATCTTTTTGAAAGATGGGGAGAAATGCTACTTCGTACGTTTGTCGGAAGTATTTATGATTGAATCGGTAGGAAACTATTGCCGTTTTCACTTTGGCAGTAATCGCCCAATGATTCATCGTTCTTTGAATAAAATACAGGAACGCTTGGACCCTACTATTTTCTTTAGAGCAAATCGTCAACAAATTATCAATACTGAATATATTCACGATATTGACTCGTATTATAAAGGTGGTATGAAAGTAGTATTGATTAATGGAATTGAATTAGAAATATCGACTCGAAACTCGGTTGCATTCAAAGAAATGATGGGAATTTAG
- a CDS encoding response regulator has protein sequence MSKKIKTILVDDERLARQELKYLLQEFSDIQIIDEAENVDEALEKIHRLQPDLIFLDIEMPEKNGFDLLEELEFVPKVVL, from the coding sequence ATGAGTAAGAAAATTAAAACTATCTTGGTCGATGACGAACGATTAGCTCGCCAAGAATTAAAGTACTTATTACAGGAGTTCTCCGATATTCAGATTATTGATGAAGCCGAGAACGTGGATGAGGCTTTAGAAAAAATACACCGATTGCAACCAGACTTAATTTTCCTCGATATTGAGATGCCCGAAAAAAATGGCTTTGATTTATTAGAAGAACTTGAGTTTGTTCCAAAGGTTGTTTTGTAA
- the pyk gene encoding pyruvate kinase encodes MSYQRKTKIVATIGPASESKEMLTKLAQAGANIFRLNFSHGTHEDHLQRVKNIREVSEELGVNITILQDLQGPKIRTQLVENNGVQLIAGNTLTFVMDENIMGTSERVGTTYTSMYLDVNPGERILMDDGNLEVKVLAVDKEKKEVITEVVYGGILKSKKGINLPGTKVSLPCLTPKDEADLYFGLDNGVDWVALSFVRKAEDIYDIKQKIAAYGKNTKVIAKIEKPEAIDNLDEIIEATDSIMVARGDLGVEMDGAEVPHLQRVMVEKCTRAGKPVIVATQMLESMISNPVPTRAETSDVANAVLQGASATMLSAESASGIYPVKAVETMAHIQEVVEVQQNKIEIVKGDEAAIYFKNHSLANNNSKFPLNDRMIASACRLARDTKAEAILCITNSGYTAFRLSAHRPKANLYVFTSNKQVMNVMGLLWGAQVFYYEAEGKDVEATVKGMTDILVAKGLLAKGDTFVTTLSVPSNKDLKTNTVQLGQVE; translated from the coding sequence ATGTCTTATCAAAGAAAGACCAAGATTGTTGCTACGATTGGTCCAGCATCCGAATCAAAGGAAATGTTGACCAAACTTGCCCAAGCAGGTGCAAACATATTCAGACTCAATTTTTCTCATGGAACACATGAAGACCATTTGCAAAGAGTTAAGAATATCAGAGAAGTTTCTGAGGAACTAGGTGTAAATATTACTATTCTTCAAGACTTACAAGGCCCCAAAATCCGTACTCAGCTCGTTGAAAATAACGGTGTTCAACTCATTGCAGGAAATACGTTAACTTTTGTGATGGACGAGAATATCATGGGAACTTCGGAAAGAGTAGGAACTACCTATACTTCGATGTACCTAGATGTAAATCCAGGCGAACGTATTTTGATGGATGATGGTAACTTGGAGGTAAAAGTTTTGGCTGTTGACAAAGAAAAGAAAGAGGTTATCACTGAAGTAGTATACGGTGGTATCTTAAAATCTAAGAAAGGTATCAACTTGCCAGGTACAAAGGTTTCGTTGCCATGTTTGACACCAAAAGATGAAGCTGACCTTTATTTTGGGCTTGATAATGGTGTAGATTGGGTTGCGTTATCTTTTGTTCGTAAAGCAGAAGATATTTATGATATCAAGCAAAAAATTGCAGCTTATGGCAAAAATACAAAAGTAATTGCCAAGATTGAAAAGCCAGAGGCTATTGACAACCTCGACGAAATTATTGAAGCGACAGATTCTATTATGGTAGCTCGTGGCGACTTGGGTGTAGAAATGGACGGTGCTGAAGTGCCTCATTTGCAACGAGTAATGGTTGAAAAATGTACACGTGCTGGAAAGCCTGTTATTGTTGCTACTCAAATGTTGGAATCTATGATTTCAAACCCTGTACCAACACGTGCCGAAACATCTGACGTAGCTAATGCAGTATTGCAAGGGGCTTCTGCTACGATGCTGAGTGCTGAGTCGGCTTCGGGGATATACCCAGTGAAAGCCGTTGAAACAATGGCTCATATCCAAGAGGTAGTAGAGGTTCAACAAAATAAAATTGAAATTGTAAAAGGTGATGAAGCGGCGATTTATTTCAAAAACCATTCATTGGCTAATAATAATTCAAAATTTCCCCTCAACGACCGCATGATTGCGAGTGCTTGTCGTTTGGCTCGTGATACAAAAGCAGAAGCTATTTTGTGCATTACCAACAGTGGCTATACGGCATTCCGTTTGTCGGCTCACCGCCCTAAAGCTAACTTGTATGTGTTTACTTCAAACAAGCAAGTTATGAACGTAATGGGTTTGCTGTGGGGAGCTCAGGTATTTTATTATGAAGCCGAAGGTAAAGATGTAGAAGCTACTGTAAAAGGTATGACCGATATTTTGGTGGCGAAAGGATTGCTTGCTAAAGGTGATACTTTTGTAACAACATTGAGCGTACCTTCAAACAAAGATTTAAAAACTAATACTGTTCAATTAGGACAAGTAGAATAG
- a CDS encoding nucleoside deaminase, which produces MEKQEFMQQAIALSLKGCLEGKGGPFGAVVVRNGQIVGQGHNQVTSTNDPTAHAEVVAIRDACQNLGKFQLDDCEIYTSCEPCPMCLGAIYWARPQRVYYANTREDAAEIGFDDAFIYEEIPLPLSQRKIEMIPLGREEAQKAFQFWKEKADKNLY; this is translated from the coding sequence ATGGAAAAACAGGAGTTTATGCAACAGGCTATTGCCTTGTCGCTCAAAGGGTGTTTGGAGGGAAAAGGTGGCCCTTTTGGTGCTGTGGTAGTACGCAATGGCCAAATTGTCGGACAAGGCCACAATCAAGTAACTTCTACCAACGACCCAACAGCTCATGCAGAAGTGGTAGCAATTAGAGATGCCTGCCAAAATTTAGGAAAATTTCAATTAGATGATTGTGAAATCTATACTTCTTGCGAACCTTGCCCTATGTGTCTGGGGGCTATTTATTGGGCTCGTCCTCAACGAGTTTATTATGCCAATACCCGAGAAGATGCGGCCGAGATTGGGTTTGACGATGCCTTTATTTATGAAGAAATCCCGCTACCTTTATCGCAGCGAAAAATAGAAATGATTCCGCTTGGCCGTGAAGAAGCCCAAAAGGCTTTCCAGTTTTGGAAAGAAAAAGCCGATAAAAACCTTTATTAA
- a CDS encoding TIGR00266 family protein, which produces MNSHEIDYKILGEDIQIVEVELDPNETVIAEAGAMVYMEDGITFETKMGDGSNADNSILGKIFQAGSRLLTGESLFMTHFTNRGYGKRKVAFAAPHPGTIIPINLANLPGNTLIAQKDSFLCAALGTKVSITFNQKIGSGFFGGEGFILEKLQGDGLAFVHAGGTIVEKYLNNETLRIDTGCIVAFEPTLSYDIQRAGNLKSMIFGGEGIFLATMRGTGRVWIQSMPLSKLIRTLSPYGGNTNKEGGSVLGGLGNLFED; this is translated from the coding sequence ATGAACTCACACGAAATCGATTACAAAATTTTAGGAGAAGATATTCAAATTGTTGAAGTTGAATTAGACCCCAACGAGACCGTTATTGCCGAAGCTGGTGCTATGGTTTATATGGAAGATGGCATTACGTTTGAAACTAAAATGGGCGATGGCTCAAATGCTGATAATTCAATTTTGGGCAAAATATTTCAAGCAGGTAGCCGTTTACTAACAGGCGAATCGCTGTTTATGACGCATTTTACCAATCGGGGCTATGGCAAACGAAAAGTGGCTTTTGCTGCTCCACATCCAGGTACAATTATCCCGATTAATTTAGCTAATTTGCCAGGTAATACCCTTATCGCACAAAAAGATAGTTTCTTGTGTGCCGCTTTAGGTACTAAAGTATCAATTACTTTCAACCAAAAAATTGGCTCTGGCTTTTTTGGTGGCGAAGGTTTTATTTTAGAAAAACTTCAAGGCGATGGCCTTGCATTTGTACATGCAGGTGGTACAATCGTAGAAAAATATTTGAACAACGAAACCCTTCGTATCGATACGGGCTGTATTGTGGCTTTTGAGCCTACATTGAGTTACGATATTCAGCGTGCAGGTAATTTAAAATCAATGATATTTGGTGGCGAAGGGATATTCCTTGCTACTATGCGTGGTACTGGCCGAGTATGGATTCAGTCGATGCCTTTGTCAAAACTCATTCGTACATTATCGCCTTATGGTGGCAATACCAATAAAGAAGGGGGTTCTGTATTGGGAGGTTTAGGTAATTTATTTGAAGACTAA
- a CDS encoding acyl-CoA thioesterase, whose product MAKTKPVSESLTTMTEMIFPNDTNTLGNLMGGNLMRMMDVVGAICAQKHSNRIVVTASVDNVSFKEAIPLGSVVTLQAKVTRSFNSSMEVVIDVWAENIPAKERVTTNKAFFTFVAVDQSGRPIDVPQAIPETDEEKSLYEGALRRRQLRLVLGGRMKAHEAVELKSIFEDK is encoded by the coding sequence ATGGCAAAGACCAAACCTGTTTCAGAGTCACTAACGACCATGACCGAAATGATTTTCCCCAACGATACCAATACTTTAGGTAACTTGATGGGCGGAAACCTTATGCGAATGATGGACGTTGTTGGAGCGATTTGTGCCCAAAAACATTCTAATAGAATCGTTGTTACGGCATCGGTCGACAACGTATCTTTCAAAGAAGCTATTCCTTTAGGAAGTGTAGTAACTTTACAAGCCAAAGTAACACGTTCGTTCAATTCGTCGATGGAGGTTGTAATTGATGTATGGGCTGAAAATATTCCAGCAAAAGAACGTGTAACTACCAATAAAGCATTTTTTACATTCGTGGCTGTTGACCAGTCTGGCCGCCCAATCGACGTACCTCAGGCGATTCCAGAAACAGACGAAGAAAAGTCGTTGTATGAAGGTGCATTGCGTCGTCGTCAGTTACGATTGGTGTTGGGTGGTAGAATGAAAGCTCATGAAGCCGTAGAACTAAAATCTATTTTTGAAGATAAATAG
- a CDS encoding TonB-dependent receptor yields MKHILLIITCLLLTRTHAQIKLSGRITQQGSGDALIGANIYLLELRRGTTTDANGEYHISPIPKGNYTVQISYISHKTLIQALVLQQSLVQDFALPHTAIAIEEVIVSGSSTKTLIKESPIPISALSRTQWLQSGSTNLVDAISRLPGMSQITTGSTLSKPIIRGLGFNRVITMHDGVRQEDNQWGEEHSLHIDEYSIDRYEIIRGAGSLMYGSDGIGGVMSVISPLPIEEGKTQGNILYNYQTNNAMSGVSANLAGNSNGFIWSGRISMKDAKNYQNPADGRVFGSNFNELNYSGMFGVNRKWGYSRLYFSKFGQKINIIDGLRNERGKFVQKVFINNQEKLQEVTEHELESRTINPANSQNLSNYKISSNNLYFFDKTSLSLNIAYAQNHRKEYGNIQKPLEPDLYFFLQNLYYDVRYNFAENNGWETTLGSNGMWQSMQNQGNETLYPNFNLQDKGIFIFSKKKLHRWIMSGGLRFDHRNLEINKLYVDQNGKFQTHELGAVEERFSGLQKSYANLTGSFGAVWKVTDKLSVKANLARGFRAPSVPELASNGEHAGTFRYEKGNVNQQSEVSLQSDLGITWESSSLYVDFNIFRNHIQHYTYSERVQNTSGKDSTVAGVPVFQYVQGNALLWGIEGSITFNPESARWLSFTQSYSMVNGQNQQANNDSLKYLPFMPPPRWISQVKLTKNSWGNHIKNLYIMAEWEYNQTQNQVLLAYNTETPTPSYQLLNIGMGTSIINRQKKALMSIYISANNLLDTIYQSHQSRLKYLDQNQVTGRAGVFNMGRNISIKLLVPIDF; encoded by the coding sequence ATGAAGCATATCTTACTAATTATCACTTGTTTATTATTGACAAGAACCCATGCCCAAATCAAACTAAGTGGTCGTATTACTCAGCAGGGTTCTGGCGATGCACTCATTGGGGCCAATATTTATTTACTTGAACTTAGGCGTGGCACTACCACCGACGCCAATGGCGAATACCATATTAGCCCAATTCCTAAAGGAAATTATACTGTACAAATCAGCTATATTTCACACAAAACGCTTATTCAGGCTTTAGTTTTGCAGCAATCGCTCGTTCAAGACTTCGCTTTGCCGCACACTGCTATTGCTATTGAGGAGGTCATTGTGTCGGGGTCATCTACCAAAACATTGATTAAAGAAAGCCCTATTCCTATTTCGGCTTTGTCTCGTACACAGTGGTTGCAGTCGGGCTCTACCAATTTGGTAGATGCTATTAGCAGGCTGCCAGGGATGTCCCAAATCACGACAGGCTCTACTTTGTCGAAGCCTATTATTCGAGGATTGGGCTTCAATAGAGTTATTACGATGCACGATGGTGTGCGTCAGGAAGACAATCAATGGGGCGAAGAGCATTCGTTGCATATCGACGAATATTCGATAGACCGCTATGAAATTATCAGAGGTGCGGGGTCGCTGATGTATGGTTCAGACGGTATTGGTGGGGTTATGTCGGTTATTTCACCCTTACCAATAGAAGAAGGAAAAACACAAGGAAATATTTTGTATAACTACCAGACCAACAATGCTATGAGTGGTGTGTCGGCTAATTTGGCCGGCAATAGCAACGGGTTTATTTGGTCGGGACGTATCAGTATGAAAGATGCCAAAAACTACCAAAACCCTGCTGATGGGCGTGTTTTTGGATCTAATTTCAACGAACTTAACTACTCTGGAATGTTTGGTGTCAATAGAAAATGGGGGTATTCGAGGTTGTACTTTTCTAAGTTTGGCCAAAAAATAAATATCATCGATGGGCTTCGTAATGAACGAGGAAAATTTGTTCAGAAGGTCTTTATCAACAACCAAGAAAAACTCCAAGAAGTAACCGAACATGAGCTTGAAAGCAGAACTATCAATCCTGCCAATTCCCAAAACCTTAGCAACTACAAAATTTCGTCTAACAATCTCTATTTCTTTGATAAAACATCGCTCAGCCTCAATATTGCTTATGCACAAAACCACAGAAAAGAATACGGCAATATCCAAAAGCCTCTTGAGCCTGATTTATATTTCTTTTTACAGAACCTCTATTATGATGTACGCTATAATTTTGCAGAAAATAATGGCTGGGAAACTACACTTGGAAGCAATGGTATGTGGCAAAGTATGCAAAATCAAGGAAATGAAACGCTCTATCCCAATTTTAATTTACAAGATAAAGGAATATTTATTTTTAGTAAGAAAAAACTGCATCGTTGGATTATGAGTGGTGGTCTTCGCTTTGATCATCGTAATCTCGAAATTAACAAATTATATGTAGACCAAAACGGAAAGTTTCAAACGCATGAGTTAGGTGCTGTAGAAGAACGTTTTTCGGGCTTGCAAAAAAGCTATGCAAATCTGACAGGGAGCTTTGGTGCTGTTTGGAAAGTAACCGATAAGCTTTCGGTCAAAGCTAATCTTGCACGAGGATTCAGGGCCCCGAGTGTACCCGAATTAGCATCTAATGGCGAACATGCGGGTACGTTTAGGTACGAAAAAGGCAATGTCAATCAGCAGTCGGAAGTATCGCTTCAGTCTGACTTGGGAATAACTTGGGAATCGTCGAGCCTATATGTCGATTTTAATATTTTCAGAAATCATATTCAGCATTACACCTATTCCGAGCGAGTACAGAATACCTCGGGAAAAGATTCTACTGTAGCGGGTGTTCCGGTGTTTCAGTATGTGCAAGGCAATGCTTTGCTCTGGGGTATCGAAGGTAGTATTACATTCAATCCTGAGTCGGCCAGATGGCTAAGTTTTACCCAAAGTTATTCGATGGTAAATGGCCAAAACCAACAAGCAAACAATGACTCTCTCAAATATTTGCCTTTTATGCCACCTCCAAGATGGATTTCGCAAGTAAAACTTACCAAAAACTCTTGGGGAAACCATATCAAAAACCTTTATATTATGGCTGAGTGGGAATATAACCAAACTCAAAATCAAGTATTATTGGCCTATAATACCGAAACGCCTACCCCTTCGTACCAGCTGTTGAATATAGGAATGGGGACAAGTATTATTAATCGACAAAAAAAGGCTTTGATGTCGATATACATTAGTGCCAATAACCTTTTGGATACTATTTACCAAAGTCATCAAAGTCGCCTAAAATATTTAGACCAAAATCAGGTGACTGGTAGAGCGGGGGTATTCAACATGGGTCGTAATATCAGTATCAAACTGCTTGTGCCAATTGATTTCTAA
- a CDS encoding lysophospholipid acyltransferase family protein — MRIFKILYTVWAAFWLIVLFLILFPFFWIFLQKEEWKPKAHYLNRLWGKLYFPIVGIPIKVEYRFNPDVHQAYVFCANHFSYLDIAAMGVVLKNYYAFVGKSAIKKVPLFGYMFSKLHIQVDREDKGSRAKSMTRSIRALQSGRSIVIFPEGGIKTKRPPQMHKPFKDGAFMMAIQQQVPVVPISFLNNYKIMFDNQPPLSRHTLKVVVHEPIETKGMTQDDIEILKTRVYEVIQGELTSFHLN, encoded by the coding sequence ATGCGTATATTCAAAATCCTCTATACAGTTTGGGCAGCATTTTGGTTGATTGTCCTTTTCCTGATTTTATTCCCGTTTTTCTGGATTTTTCTACAAAAAGAAGAATGGAAGCCTAAAGCTCACTACCTAAATCGTTTGTGGGGCAAATTGTATTTTCCAATAGTCGGAATCCCTATTAAAGTAGAATATCGTTTTAATCCCGACGTACATCAAGCGTATGTGTTTTGTGCCAATCACTTTTCCTATTTGGATATTGCCGCTATGGGGGTGGTTCTTAAAAACTACTATGCTTTTGTAGGAAAAAGTGCGATTAAAAAAGTGCCTCTTTTTGGGTATATGTTTTCAAAGTTGCATATTCAGGTAGACCGTGAAGATAAGGGTAGCAGAGCCAAGTCGATGACAAGGTCGATCCGAGCCCTACAAAGTGGTCGTAGTATTGTGATTTTTCCTGAAGGAGGAATCAAAACCAAACGCCCTCCACAAATGCACAAACCGTTCAAAGATGGAGCTTTTATGATGGCTATTCAACAACAAGTGCCTGTAGTGCCTATCTCGTTTTTGAATAATTACAAAATTATGTTTGACAACCAGCCTCCTTTGAGCCGCCATACCCTGAAGGTAGTTGTGCATGAACCTATCGAAACCAAAGGGATGACTCAGGATGATATCGAAATCCTAAAAACACGTGTCTACGAAGTAATTCAGGGCGAGCTGACAAGCTTTCATTTGAATTAA
- the nuoK gene encoding NADH-quinone oxidoreductase subunit NuoK, with protein sequence MDNSYLSYYLLTGAVLFSIGLAIVVVKRNIIVVLMGIELMLNAVNINLVAFSKNDPDLQGQLFSLFVIVVAACEAVIALAIVLKVYEHFKTVNLDEVSHLKK encoded by the coding sequence ATGGACAATAGTTATTTATCATATTACTTGCTAACAGGGGCAGTACTTTTTAGTATTGGCTTGGCAATTGTAGTGGTAAAACGCAATATTATTGTAGTATTGATGGGTATCGAATTGATGCTCAATGCCGTAAATATCAATTTGGTAGCATTTAGCAAAAATGACCCTGACTTACAAGGACAACTTTTTTCGTTGTTTGTTATTGTAGTGGCAGCTTGCGAAGCGGTAATAGCTTTGGCAATTGTGTTGAAAGTGTACGAGCATTTTAAAACTGTAAACCTCGACGAAGTAAGTCACTTAAAAAAATAA
- the gldD gene encoding gliding motility lipoprotein GldD, with product MRFSCYFLVLCLLAVACRQNKTDDDFMPKPKGYNRIDLPVATYQALKETHPYTFEYSKYAVIKPDTVPWAEPHWIYVYYPDFKAVVQLTYKSLGGDKQKLAKLIDDAHRLAAKHNIKAYSIQEMVMKTKTGKTASLIELQGEVPTYLQFYVTDSTQHYLRGALYFNSSTQSDSLSPVIDYLKKDVVKMLNTLKWQR from the coding sequence ATGAGGTTTTCTTGTTATTTTCTTGTTTTATGTTTATTGGCAGTGGCTTGTCGCCAAAATAAAACGGATGATGATTTTATGCCCAAACCCAAAGGCTATAATCGAATAGACTTGCCTGTGGCCACTTATCAGGCTTTGAAAGAAACTCATCCTTATACTTTTGAGTATTCTAAATACGCTGTTATTAAGCCCGATACAGTACCCTGGGCCGAACCCCACTGGATATATGTGTATTATCCTGATTTTAAGGCTGTTGTACAACTTACTTATAAGTCGCTGGGTGGTGACAAACAAAAATTAGCGAAGTTGATTGATGATGCTCATCGTTTGGCCGCTAAACACAATATCAAAGCATATTCTATTCAGGAAATGGTGATGAAAACCAAAACAGGTAAAACTGCTAGCTTGATAGAGTTGCAGGGCGAAGTGCCTACGTATTTGCAATTTTATGTAACCGATTCTACACAACACTATTTAAGAGGTGCTTTGTATTTTAATTCTTCAACACAAAGCGATTCTCTTTCTCCTGTTATTGATTACCTAAAAAAGGATGTTGTGAAAATGCTGAATACTTTGAAATGGCAACGTTGA